From a region of the Neisseria subflava genome:
- a CDS encoding homoserine dehydrogenase gives MKPVNIGLLGLGTVGGGTATVLQDNAAEISRRLGREVRISAVCDLSEEKAKQICPNAAFIKDPFELVQHQDVDVVVELFGGTGIAKDAVLKAIENGKHIVTANKKLLAEYGNEIFPLAEEKNVMVQFEAAVAGGIPIIKALREGLAANQIRSIAGIINGTSNFILTEMREKGSAFADVLKEAQALGYAEADPTFDIEGHDAGHKITIMSALAFGTPMNFSACYLEGISKLDSRDIKYAEELGYRIKLLGITRKTDKGIELRVHPTLIPESRLLANVNGVMNAVRVNADMVGETLYYGAGAGALPTASAVVADIIDIARLIEAKTDHRVPHLAFQPSQVQAQNILPMDEITSSYYLRVQATDEPGTLGQIAALLAKENVSIEALIQKGVINQSTAEIVILTHTTVEHNVKRAIAAIEALSCVDAPITMIRMESLHD, from the coding sequence ATGAAGCCAGTAAATATCGGTCTTTTAGGTTTGGGTACAGTCGGTGGCGGTACGGCTACTGTATTGCAGGACAACGCTGCGGAAATCAGCCGCCGCTTGGGACGTGAAGTCCGTATTTCTGCTGTTTGTGATTTGAGCGAAGAAAAAGCCAAACAAATTTGCCCGAATGCTGCTTTTATTAAAGATCCGTTTGAGCTGGTTCAACATCAAGATGTTGATGTTGTTGTTGAATTGTTTGGCGGCACCGGTATTGCCAAAGATGCGGTATTAAAAGCGATTGAAAACGGCAAACACATTGTTACTGCCAATAAAAAACTGCTGGCTGAATACGGCAATGAAATTTTCCCTTTGGCGGAAGAAAAAAATGTCATGGTACAGTTTGAAGCTGCTGTTGCCGGCGGTATCCCTATTATCAAGGCTTTGCGTGAAGGCTTAGCTGCAAACCAAATCCGCAGCATCGCCGGCATTATTAATGGTACCAGCAACTTCATTCTTACTGAAATGCGTGAAAAAGGCAGCGCGTTTGCAGACGTATTGAAAGAAGCTCAGGCTTTGGGCTATGCAGAAGCTGACCCTACTTTTGATATCGAAGGTCATGATGCCGGCCATAAAATTACCATTATGAGCGCATTGGCATTTGGTACGCCGATGAACTTTTCTGCCTGCTATTTGGAAGGCATCAGCAAACTCGACAGCCGAGATATCAAATACGCTGAAGAGCTTGGCTACCGTATCAAGTTGTTGGGTATTACCCGTAAAACCGACAAAGGCATCGAGTTGCGTGTACACCCTACTCTGATTCCTGAAAGCCGTCTGCTGGCTAACGTTAACGGCGTGATGAATGCTGTCCGCGTCAATGCCGATATGGTTGGTGAAACCTTGTATTATGGTGCAGGCGCCGGTGCATTGCCGACTGCTTCTGCCGTGGTTGCCGACATCATTGATATTGCCCGACTGATTGAAGCGAAAACTGACCATCGTGTTCCTCACTTGGCATTCCAACCTTCACAAGTTCAAGCGCAAAATATTCTGCCTATGGATGAAATCACCAGCAGCTACTATCTGCGCGTTCAAGCAACTGACGAACCGGGCACTTTGGGTCAAATTGCCGCACTCTTGGCCAAAGAAAATGTTTCTATCGAGGCTTTGATTCAAAAAGGCGTGATTAATCAAAGCACTGCTGAAATTGTGATTCTGACTCACACCACGGTGGAACACAACGTCAAACGCGCTATCGCAGCGATTGAGGCGTTGAGCTGTGTGGATGCTCCGATCACCATGATCCGCATGGAAAGCCTGCATGACTGA
- a CDS encoding S-methyl-5'-thioinosine phosphorylase has product MLAIIGGSGLTKLPELEITERKIVRTPYGLTSSPILFGRLGRLDIIFLARHGFSHTIAPHEINYRANIWALHSLGVENIIAISSVVGINPDFENGSLVLPDDLIDYTYGRKDTFFEGQECPVVHTDFFNPYCDELRQELLNITKAHNVPIYDSAVYGCLQGPRRPTRAEIARYRRDGVDVLGMTGMPEAVLARELKMAYAHFCSVSSIDCFDNGKGNEGCNEQVSMTMTKIRQLLNGL; this is encoded by the coding sequence ATGTTAGCCATTATTGGTGGCAGCGGTTTAACCAAACTGCCGGAACTCGAAATTACTGAACGAAAAATCGTACGCACTCCATACGGCTTAACCAGCAGCCCTATTTTGTTCGGCAGATTAGGGCGCTTGGACATTATTTTCCTTGCCCGACACGGCTTCAGCCATACCATCGCGCCGCATGAAATCAACTACCGCGCCAATATCTGGGCGTTGCACTCTTTAGGTGTCGAAAACATCATTGCCATTTCTTCAGTCGTCGGTATCAATCCCGATTTTGAAAACGGCAGTTTGGTGTTGCCGGACGATTTGATCGACTATACCTATGGCCGTAAAGATACTTTTTTTGAAGGCCAAGAATGCCCTGTCGTCCATACCGATTTTTTCAACCCTTATTGCGATGAATTGCGACAAGAATTGTTGAATATCACGAAAGCGCATAATGTGCCGATTTACGACTCCGCCGTTTATGGCTGCCTGCAAGGCCCGCGCCGTCCGACCCGCGCAGAAATCGCCCGTTATCGACGTGACGGCGTAGATGTACTCGGTATGACCGGCATGCCTGAAGCCGTTTTGGCTAGGGAGTTAAAAATGGCCTATGCCCACTTTTGCAGCGTCAGCAGTATTGATTGCTTTGATAATGGAAAAGGAAATGAAGGCTGTAACGAACAGGTTTCTATGACAATGACCAAAATCCGACAATTATTGAATGGTTTGTAA
- a CDS encoding type VI secretion system Vgr family protein, whose product MSLYLLFNRSGSLFPIHPIRFTIGIIPVTIQGSSSVGITLMTARQSYHLTFARFSPSLSVRSFSASEAVNTAYRVEITATSTDSSLPLSSYLNQRAAFEIRPQEGLLSEVAGAFGSALDDSPAKQWQGIITSCEKLSVSKDETVYRFVLEPRFAALKHFQTSRLFQHQTVPDIVAAVFKHHGFSGVDYRFQKSRNYAVREYVTQYLESDFDFINRLCEEEGIWYAFEQHEQHGDVVVFGDSPEHYLRSQGLPVSYRPHAGLESVGTEALFNLSIRHNPIVEGIRTADYNYRSADTDLFAETDNKQSEESADNTVLLGKQQHWGLHPKTTDEAQVQTTLLNEANLCRQTVAAGSGNVVSMTPMKVFQTDVSFPEAPDGWLVLSMEHSGSRDTAYSHTFTAIPAQLAYRPERITPRPHIDGTLPARVTAAENCTYAYIDDMGRYRVKLPFDLDEWSPGGESRPVRLAKPYAGPEYGIHFPLHEGTEVMLSFVQGNPDRPYISGVMHDSAHTDHIPADWNTRNVIRTWANNKLRMEDLQGQEHIKLATDYQKSQLNLGHIVDSTRNKRGENGEGFELRTDGWGAVRAGKGILVSAQNQDANGKVLDMDDAIAQIEQALSLAKSLNKAAQTANNHNTDEETQRGRLKDALKDLKEAGLIQTAPAGIATATEQSQLHTANENIHLVSGSHTDISAGQSLTAHAAESLNLFAQSSGIKVQANQGKVEVQAQNDELQLNALKDATLTSSAGKVTIAAKEEILITCKGAYIKLSNGEVEIGSPKVVRVRAPMVVSGANGIKHKISDFKQNYSGGYIIYDEKTGLPITNLPYELTTENNEKLKGITNMEGKTIMAFTDKPEKVKIDIQKHSSERKRTLYFAGVESMDLYLEWTENEGAQ is encoded by the coding sequence ATGTCTCTTTATCTCTTATTCAACCGTTCAGGCAGCCTTTTCCCCATTCATCCCATTCGCTTTACCATCGGCATTATCCCCGTTACCATACAGGGTTCATCGTCAGTCGGAATTACCCTTATGACCGCCCGCCAATCCTACCACCTTACCTTCGCCCGTTTCTCTCCGTCACTTTCAGTCCGTTCCTTCAGCGCATCCGAAGCGGTCAATACCGCTTACCGTGTCGAAATCACCGCTACCTCGACCGATTCCTCACTGCCTCTCTCTTCCTACCTCAACCAGCGCGCAGCGTTTGAGATTCGTCCGCAAGAAGGTTTACTGTCGGAAGTGGCCGGGGCATTCGGGTCTGCTTTAGACGACTCCCCGGCAAAGCAATGGCAGGGCATTATCACCTCATGCGAGAAGTTGTCGGTATCCAAGGATGAAACCGTTTACCGCTTTGTTTTAGAGCCGCGTTTCGCGGCTTTAAAGCATTTCCAAACCTCCCGGTTGTTCCAACACCAAACCGTCCCCGACATCGTTGCCGCCGTCTTCAAACACCACGGTTTCTCCGGCGTCGACTACCGTTTCCAAAAGAGCCGCAACTACGCCGTACGCGAGTATGTGACCCAGTATCTCGAAAGCGACTTCGACTTTATCAACCGTCTGTGTGAAGAAGAGGGTATTTGGTATGCCTTCGAACAGCATGAACAACATGGCGACGTAGTCGTCTTCGGCGACAGTCCCGAACATTACTTACGCAGCCAAGGCTTACCCGTATCCTACCGACCCCATGCCGGATTGGAGAGTGTCGGTACCGAAGCACTCTTTAACTTAAGCATCCGCCACAACCCCATTGTCGAAGGCATACGCACGGCCGACTACAACTACCGCAGTGCCGATACCGACCTATTTGCCGAAACCGACAACAAACAGTCGGAAGAATCAGCCGACAATACCGTTTTATTGGGCAAACAACAGCATTGGGGTCTTCATCCTAAAACAACCGACGAAGCCCAAGTTCAGACGACCCTGTTGAACGAAGCCAACCTCTGCCGCCAAACCGTCGCAGCCGGCAGCGGCAACGTCGTCTCCATGACGCCGATGAAGGTGTTCCAAACCGATGTCTCCTTCCCCGAAGCCCCCGACGGCTGGCTGGTACTTTCCATGGAGCACAGCGGCAGCCGCGATACCGCCTACAGCCATACCTTTACCGCCATCCCCGCCCAACTCGCCTACCGTCCTGAACGCATCACCCCGCGTCCGCATATCGACGGTACCTTACCGGCACGGGTAACTGCGGCAGAAAACTGCACCTATGCCTATATCGACGATATGGGCCGCTACCGCGTCAAACTCCCGTTTGACCTGGACGAATGGAGTCCCGGCGGGGAAAGCCGTCCCGTCCGACTGGCTAAACCCTATGCCGGTCCCGAATACGGCATTCACTTCCCCTTACACGAAGGCACCGAAGTGATGCTGTCCTTCGTACAAGGTAATCCCGACCGTCCGTATATCTCCGGTGTCATGCACGACAGTGCCCATACCGACCATATCCCTGCCGATTGGAACACAAGAAACGTCATCCGTACCTGGGCGAACAACAAACTGAGGATGGAAGACCTGCAGGGACAGGAACACATCAAACTTGCCACCGACTATCAGAAATCCCAACTCAACCTCGGCCATATCGTCGACTCAACCCGCAACAAACGCGGAGAGAACGGCGAAGGCTTCGAACTCAGAACCGACGGTTGGGGGGCCGTACGGGCAGGTAAGGGCATACTCGTCAGCGCACAAAACCAGGATGCCAACGGCAAAGTGTTGGATATGGACGATGCCATCGCACAGATCGAACAGGCACTCTCCCTGGCCAAAAGCCTGAACAAAGCCGCCCAAACCGCCAACAACCACAACACCGATGAAGAAACCCAAAGGGGCCGTCTGAAAGACGCCCTTAAAGACCTGAAAGAGGCAGGTTTGATCCAAACCGCCCCGGCCGGCATCGCCACCGCGACAGAGCAAAGCCAACTGCACACCGCCAATGAAAACATCCACCTCGTCAGCGGCAGCCATACCGACATCAGCGCCGGACAAAGCCTGACCGCCCATGCGGCAGAGAGTCTGAACCTGTTTGCGCAAAGCAGCGGCATCAAGGTACAGGCCAATCAGGGTAAAGTGGAAGTACAGGCACAGAATGACGAATTGCAGCTGAATGCCTTAAAGGACGCAACGTTAACCAGCAGCGCAGGGAAAGTCACCATTGCGGCGAAGGAAGAGATTCTGATTACCTGCAAAGGGGCGTATATCAAGTTAAGTAATGGGGAAGTGGAGATCGGAAGTCCGAAGGTGGTGCGGGTGAGGGCGCCGATGGTGGTGAGTGGGGCCAACGGAATAAAACATAAGATATCTGATTTTAAACAAAATTATAGTGGCGGATACATTATCTATGATGAAAAAACAGGCCTTCCTATTACAAATTTGCCATATGAATTGACGACAGAAAATAACGAAAAACTTAAAGGTATAACCAATATGGAGGGGAAAACCATCATGGCGTTTACAGATAAACCTGAAAAAGTAAAAATCGACATACAGAAACACTCTTCCGAACGTAAGAGAACTCTATATTTCGCTGGAGTGGAGTCAATGGATTTATACCTTGAATGGACTGAAAATGAAGGGGCTCAATAA
- a CDS encoding AI-2E family transporter, with the protein MYQKKERGAKPWVIMACVVAAFIWLLYALGDVLTPFIVAAVLAYVLNPLVEWLQLKRIRRAPASMIIMAFALLVLLSLVLIIVPMLLNQFNNLAERLPQIVGFVQNKLLPWLNSVSGDYIQIDQESIIAWLQSHTDELSNTLKAWIPTLMRQSGNVISGVSNLVLLPLLLYYFLLDWKRWSSGISKLVPRRFIETYTRISSNMDEVLGEFLRGQLMVMMIMGLVYGLGLMLVGLDSGFAIGMIAGILVFIPYLGAFTGLLLATVAALLQYGSWQGLLMVWAVFGVGQFLESFFITPKIVGDRIGLSPFWVIFSLMAFGQLMGFVGMLAGLPLAAVTLVLLREGASAYFGSHFYKHK; encoded by the coding sequence ATGTATCAAAAGAAAGAGCGTGGCGCAAAACCGTGGGTAATTATGGCTTGCGTCGTTGCAGCCTTTATTTGGCTTTTATATGCCTTGGGCGATGTTTTGACGCCGTTTATTGTGGCCGCCGTTTTGGCCTATGTTTTGAATCCCTTGGTCGAATGGCTGCAATTGAAGCGTATCCGCCGCGCACCGGCCTCCATGATTATTATGGCGTTTGCCTTGCTGGTATTGCTGTCGTTAGTGCTGATTATCGTGCCTATGTTGTTGAACCAGTTTAACAATCTGGCCGAACGCCTGCCGCAAATCGTGGGCTTTGTTCAAAACAAACTGCTGCCGTGGCTCAACAGCGTCAGCGGGGATTATATTCAAATCGATCAAGAATCGATTATTGCATGGTTGCAGTCGCATACGGATGAGTTGAGCAATACGCTCAAAGCATGGATTCCCACCTTGATGCGTCAGAGCGGCAACGTGATCAGCGGCGTCAGCAATTTGGTATTGCTGCCTTTACTGCTGTATTACTTCTTGTTGGATTGGAAACGCTGGTCTTCCGGAATCAGCAAACTGGTTCCGCGCCGTTTTATCGAAACCTACACGCGTATCAGCAGCAATATGGACGAAGTCTTAGGCGAGTTTCTGCGCGGCCAGCTGATGGTTATGATGATTATGGGCTTGGTCTATGGCTTGGGCTTGATGCTGGTCGGTTTGGATTCCGGCTTTGCCATCGGTATGATTGCCGGTATTTTAGTATTTATTCCGTATTTGGGTGCATTTACCGGCCTTTTGCTGGCAACAGTTGCCGCGCTTTTACAATATGGCTCATGGCAGGGTTTGTTGATGGTCTGGGCTGTATTCGGTGTTGGACAATTCCTGGAAAGCTTTTTCATTACGCCTAAAATCGTCGGCGACCGCATCGGCCTGTCGCCTTTCTGGGTAATTTTCTCGTTGATGGCTTTCGGGCAACTGATGGGCTTCGTTGGTATGCTTGCCGGCCTGCCGCTTGCCGCTGTGACGCTTGTTTTATTGCGTGAGGGCGCATCTGCCTATTTCGGCAGCCATTTCTACAAACATAAATAA
- a CDS encoding acetate kinase yields MSNQLILVLNCGSSSLKGAVIDRKSGNVLLSCLGERLGTPEAIITFSKDGKKCQTALTGRNDHAGAVGMLLKELEKHGLHDRIKAIGHRIAHGGEKYSESVLIDQAVMDELNACIPLAPLHNPANINGILAAQEHFPGLPNVGVMDTSFHQTMPERAYTYAVPRELRKKYAFRRYGFHGTSMRYVAPEAARILGKPLEDIRMIIAHLGNGASITAIKNGKSVDTSMGFTPIEGLVMGTRCGDIDPGVYSYLTSHAGLDVAQVDEMLNKKSGLLGISELSNDCRSLEIAADEGHEGARLALEVMTYRLAKYIASMAVACGGVDALVFTGGIGENSRNIRAKTVSYLDFLGLHIDTKANMEKRYGNSGIISPTGSSPAVLVVPTNEELMIAHDTAQLAGFLEEVG; encoded by the coding sequence ATGTCCAACCAACTCATTCTTGTTCTGAACTGCGGCAGCTCTTCGCTCAAAGGCGCCGTTATCGACCGTAAAAGCGGTAATGTCCTCCTAAGCTGTCTCGGCGAACGTTTGGGTACGCCCGAAGCAATCATTACATTCAGCAAAGACGGTAAAAAATGCCAAACAGCCTTGACCGGCCGTAACGATCATGCCGGTGCCGTAGGTATGCTGTTGAAAGAGCTTGAAAAACACGGCCTGCACGACCGCATTAAAGCCATCGGCCACCGCATCGCACACGGCGGCGAAAAATACAGCGAATCTGTTTTGATTGACCAAGCAGTAATGGACGAACTCAATGCCTGCATTCCGCTCGCTCCGCTGCACAACCCTGCCAATATCAACGGTATTTTGGCTGCGCAAGAGCACTTCCCGGGCCTGCCCAATGTCGGTGTGATGGATACTTCGTTCCACCAAACCATGCCGGAGCGTGCCTACACTTATGCCGTTCCGCGCGAATTGCGTAAAAAATACGCTTTCCGCCGCTACGGTTTCCACGGTACCAGCATGCGTTACGTTGCCCCTGAAGCCGCACGGATTTTGGGCAAACCTCTGGAAGACATCCGCATGATTATTGCCCACTTAGGTAACGGCGCATCCATTACCGCCATTAAAAACGGCAAATCCGTCGATACCAGTATGGGCTTCACGCCGATTGAAGGCTTGGTGATGGGTACTCGCTGCGGCGACATCGACCCGGGCGTATACAGCTATCTGACTTCCCATGCCGGTTTGGATGTTGCCCAAGTTGATGAAATGTTGAACAAAAAATCAGGTTTGCTCGGTATTTCCGAACTTTCCAACGACTGTCGTTCTTTGGAAATCGCGGCGGACGAAGGTCATGAAGGTGCGCGTTTGGCCCTGGAAGTCATGACCTACCGCCTTGCCAAATACATTGCTTCGATGGCTGTGGCTTGCGGCGGCGTAGATGCGCTCGTGTTTACCGGCGGTATCGGCGAAAACTCGCGCAACATCCGTGCCAAAACCGTTTCTTATCTTGATTTCTTAGGTCTGCACATCGACACCAAAGCCAATATGGAAAAACGCTACGGCAATTCAGGCATTATCAGCCCGACAGGTTCTTCTCCGGCTGTTTTGGTTGTGCCAACCAATGAAGAGCTGATGATTGCCCACGATACGGCACAGTTGGCAGGATTTTTGGAAGAAGTAGGCTAG
- the purM gene encoding phosphoribosylformylglycinamidine cyclo-ligase yields the protein MSTSLSYRDAGVDIDAGDQLVENIKPFAKRTMRPEVLGDLGGFGALVEIGKKYKNPVLVSGTDGVGTKLKLAFDWDKHDTVGIDLVAMSVNDILVQGAEPLFFLDYFACGKLDVARATDVIKGIAQGCEESGCALIGGETAEMPGMYPEGEYDLAGFAVGVVEKERVINGRSIQAGDVVLGLASNGAHSNGYSLVRKIIERDNPDLDAEFDNGKTLREAIIAPTRLYVKPILAALEKFTIKGMAHITGGGITENVPRILPENTVAQIDAKAWELPKLFQWLQKAGNVETQEMYRTFNCGIGMVVIIAKEDADAVQAFLSEQGETVYRLGVIRERNGDEHQTQVA from the coding sequence ATGAGCACTTCTTTGAGCTATCGTGACGCAGGCGTGGATATCGACGCAGGCGATCAACTGGTCGAAAACATCAAACCTTTTGCCAAACGTACTATGCGCCCTGAAGTGTTGGGTGATTTGGGCGGTTTCGGCGCTTTGGTCGAAATCGGCAAGAAATACAAAAATCCGGTATTGGTTTCCGGTACGGACGGCGTCGGCACCAAGCTGAAACTGGCATTCGACTGGGACAAACACGATACCGTCGGCATCGATTTGGTTGCCATGAGCGTCAACGACATTTTGGTTCAAGGTGCAGAACCTTTGTTCTTCTTGGACTATTTCGCTTGCGGCAAGCTGGATGTTGCCCGCGCGACTGATGTGATTAAAGGTATTGCCCAAGGCTGCGAAGAATCCGGTTGCGCTTTGATTGGCGGTGAAACTGCCGAAATGCCGGGCATGTATCCCGAAGGCGAATACGACTTGGCCGGTTTTGCCGTCGGCGTGGTTGAAAAAGAACGCGTGATTAACGGCCGCAGCATTCAGGCCGGAGATGTTGTTTTGGGCTTGGCTTCCAACGGCGCACACTCCAACGGCTACTCCTTGGTACGCAAAATCATCGAGCGCGACAATCCTGATTTGGACGCGGAATTCGACAACGGCAAAACCTTGCGCGAAGCCATCATCGCTCCTACCCGCCTGTATGTGAAACCTATTCTTGCCGCTTTGGAAAAATTTACCATTAAAGGCATGGCCCACATTACCGGCGGCGGCATTACCGAAAACGTACCTCGCATTTTGCCTGAAAATACCGTTGCGCAAATCGATGCCAAAGCGTGGGAATTGCCTAAATTGTTCCAATGGCTGCAAAAAGCGGGCAATGTGGAAACCCAAGAAATGTACCGTACGTTCAACTGCGGTATCGGCATGGTCGTTATCATTGCCAAAGAAGATGCCGATGCGGTACAGGCATTCTTGAGCGAACAAGGCGAAACCGTTTATCGTTTGGGCGTTATTCGTGAACGCAACGGCGACGAGCATCAAACCCAAGTGGCTTGA
- the prpF gene encoding 2-methylaconitate cis-trans isomerase PrpF, producing MPQIKIPAVYYRGGTSKGIFFKRTDLPAAAQEAGEARDKIFLRVLGSPDPYGKQIDGLGNASSSTSKAVILDKSERADHDVDYLFGQVSIDKPFVDWSGNCGNLTAAVGAFAIEQGLVDKSKIPSDGLCTVKIWQKNIGKTIIAHVPMQNGAVLETGDFELDGVTFPAAEVQIEFLDPADGEGSMFPTGNLVDEIDVPNIGRLKATLINAGIPTIFLNAADLGYTGKELQDDINNDAAALEKFETIRAYGALKMGLISDVSEAATRAHTPKVAFVAPAADYTASSGKTVKAADIDLLVRALSMGKLHHAMMGTASVAIATAAAVPGTLVNLAAGGGARKEVRFGHPSGTLRVGAAAECQDGQWTATKAVMSRSARVIMEGQVRVPEDCF from the coding sequence ATGCCGCAAATTAAAATCCCGGCCGTTTACTACCGCGGCGGTACATCTAAAGGCATTTTCTTCAAACGCACCGATCTGCCGGCCGCGGCGCAGGAAGCAGGCGAGGCTCGCGACAAAATCTTCTTGCGCGTACTCGGCAGTCCCGACCCCTACGGCAAGCAGATAGACGGTTTGGGTAATGCCAGTTCGTCCACCAGCAAGGCCGTAATTTTGGACAAATCCGAACGCGCCGATCATGATGTCGATTACTTGTTCGGACAAGTTTCCATCGACAAACCTTTTGTCGATTGGAGCGGCAACTGCGGCAATCTGACCGCCGCCGTGGGCGCATTTGCTATCGAGCAAGGCTTGGTCGATAAATCCAAAATCCCTTCAGACGGCCTGTGTACCGTCAAAATCTGGCAGAAAAACATTGGCAAAACCATCATCGCCCATGTGCCGATGCAAAATGGTGCAGTTTTGGAAACAGGTGATTTTGAGTTGGACGGCGTTACGTTTCCGGCAGCCGAAGTACAAATCGAATTTCTTGATCCGGCCGACGGCGAAGGCAGTATGTTCCCAACCGGCAATTTGGTCGATGAAATTGATGTTCCGAATATAGGCCGTCTGAAAGCCACGCTTATCAATGCCGGCATTCCAACCATTTTCTTGAATGCCGCGGATCTGGGCTATACAGGCAAAGAGTTGCAAGACGATATCAACAACGATGCTGCGGCTCTGGAAAAATTTGAAACCATCCGCGCATATGGCGCACTGAAAATGGGCTTGATCAGCGATGTATCCGAAGCCGCCACCCGCGCCCATACTCCGAAAGTCGCTTTTGTCGCCCCCGCGGCCGATTACACCGCTTCAAGCGGCAAAACCGTCAAAGCGGCCGACATCGACTTGTTGGTACGCGCGCTGAGCATGGGTAAATTGCACCACGCCATGATGGGTACCGCTTCAGTTGCCATCGCTACCGCCGCCGCCGTGCCCGGTACGCTGGTCAACCTTGCAGCCGGAGGCGGAGCGCGTAAAGAAGTCCGTTTCGGTCATCCTTCAGGCACACTGCGTGTCGGTGCCGCCGCCGAATGTCAGGACGGACAATGGACGGCTACCAAAGCGGTTATGAGCCGTAGCGCACGCGTGATTATGGAAGGACAAGTCCGAGTGCCGGAAGATTGCTTTTAA
- a CDS encoding type VI immunity family protein, with product MNDTEKKLNAIRYTADRTKRNNEHGFTLLKLGIRGAIYFNTRDDVADALTALMDFYYEWAKDKLTIARHERGHRDIKKVKLTEKSYLKERDTIYRWLDSRKENPPEVMWWMQSEHADTSASYYFIISSIAAGLVNEAHMPLGTLLFNLPLEILSSPQDLAKLDEFVDKIAEKLDVFHGYIGLAAIPPHNYYDGAPYEYGVCRENFGLIPVTTDYLSTFYRYNIRSISWYTLIGRELYEQLPAGRIEPVLANHPDITLRDIAGIKVFKIGSLPETGDIHEDLPLDYIALNRALEPIREKYPRENMGGITREQMYYWSRRWDGWEVEEKDGKKIYTQAPQEIIGVEEEPVPISGIWKITSFNGETRHFNKGEIFPEGEGERTQKALLGPQMGLTIWELVKGDHDESLRRKPIW from the coding sequence ATGAATGATACCGAAAAGAAACTCAACGCCATCCGCTATACCGCCGACCGTACCAAACGCAACAACGAACATGGCTTTACCCTGTTGAAACTGGGCATACGTGGCGCAATCTATTTTAATACCCGTGATGATGTCGCCGATGCCTTAACCGCTCTGATGGATTTCTATTACGAATGGGCGAAAGACAAGCTGACAATAGCTAGGCACGAAAGAGGCCATAGGGATATTAAAAAAGTCAAACTGACCGAAAAATCATATCTGAAAGAACGGGATACAATCTACCGTTGGCTGGATAGTCGGAAGGAAAATCCGCCAGAGGTGATGTGGTGGATGCAAAGCGAGCATGCGGATACCAGTGCATCCTATTATTTCATTATCTCCTCTATTGCCGCAGGTTTGGTTAATGAAGCCCATATGCCGCTAGGCACTCTGCTTTTTAATCTGCCGCTGGAAATTTTGTCTTCTCCCCAAGATTTGGCAAAGCTAGATGAATTTGTCGACAAGATTGCAGAAAAGCTGGATGTTTTCCATGGCTATATCGGTCTGGCAGCAATTCCACCGCATAATTATTACGATGGTGCACCATACGAATACGGGGTGTGTCGCGAGAATTTCGGTCTGATTCCGGTTACAACCGATTATTTGTCAACTTTTTATAGATACAACATACGCAGTATCAGTTGGTACACATTGATCGGCAGAGAACTTTACGAACAGCTTCCAGCAGGCAGGATAGAGCCTGTTTTGGCAAATCATCCCGATATTACTCTGCGCGACATCGCTGGCATCAAGGTTTTCAAAATCGGCAGCCTGCCTGAAACAGGGGATATCCACGAAGATTTACCCTTGGACTACATTGCGCTAAACCGCGCTTTAGAACCGATACGCGAAAAATATCCTCGTGAAAATATGGGCGGCATTACCCGCGAACAGATGTATTATTGGTCGAGAAGATGGGACGGCTGGGAAGTGGAAGAAAAAGACGGCAAGAAGATCTACACCCAAGCACCGCAGGAAATCATCGGCGTCGAGGAAGAGCCTGTCCCGATTTCGGGCATATGGAAAATTACCAGCTTTAACGGCGAAACCCGTCATTTCAATAAAGGAGAAATTTTCCCTGAAGGAGAAGGGGAGAGAACGCAAAAAGCACTTCTCGGCCCCCAAATGGGTCTGACGATTTGGGAGCTTGTCAAAGGAGACCATGACGAGTCGTTGCGTAGAAAACCTATATGGTAA
- a CDS encoding Mth938-like domain-containing protein, with protein sequence MKITENHIDETASFFSSSQGILQIGEQTYSEPICWQDGKVSIIPQTTIEELNEQIFISAIETAENRPEVIIIGTGAKQQFLHPKIAAALSAYGIGFECMNTASACRTLVLLQGEGRSTWAWLWP encoded by the coding sequence ATGAAAATCACAGAAAACCATATCGATGAAACCGCATCATTTTTTTCATCCTCACAAGGCATATTGCAAATCGGCGAACAAACATATTCAGAACCCATTTGCTGGCAAGATGGCAAAGTAAGCATCATTCCTCAAACAACCATCGAAGAATTAAACGAACAAATTTTTATATCAGCAATTGAAACAGCAGAAAACCGTCCTGAAGTCATTATTATAGGTACAGGAGCAAAACAACAATTCCTGCATCCTAAAATTGCAGCAGCATTATCAGCCTACGGAATCGGCTTCGAATGCATGAACACAGCTTCAGCTTGTAGAACTTTAGTTTTACTGCAAGGAGAAGGACGAAGCACATGGGCTTGGTTGTGGCCATAA